A window from Theobroma cacao cultivar B97-61/B2 chromosome 3, Criollo_cocoa_genome_V2, whole genome shotgun sequence encodes these proteins:
- the LOC18604950 gene encoding enolase 1, chloroplastic yields MALPTQTNLLQKPFLSPPSLSQPSAFSAPGPIPFRKFRPASIQCSVKAAPSVTVTASKECKVKSVKARQIIDSRGNPTIEVDLITDDRYRSAVPSGASTGIYEALELRDGDKSVYGGKGVLFAVKNINEVLGPKLIGVDVRNQADVDAVMLEIDGTPNKSKLGANAILGVSLSVCRAGAGAKGMPLYKHIQELSGTKELVMPVPAFNVINGGSHAGNNLAMQEFMILPVGATSFAEALRMGSEVYHTLKGIIKAKYGQDACNVGDEGGFAPNVQDNREGLVLLMDAIQKAGYTGKIKIGMDVAASEFFTKDGKYDLNFKKQPNDGAYVRSAQSLGQLYKEFVKDFPIVSIEDPFDQDDWSSWSSLQSSVDIQLVGDDLLVTNPKRIAEAIQKKACNALLLKVNQIGTVTESIQAALDSKAAGWGVMVSHRSGETEDNFIADLSVGLASGQIKTGAPCRSERLAKYNQLLRIEEELGNVRYAGEAFRSP; encoded by the exons ATGGCCTTACCGACCCAAACTAATCTCCTTCAAAAACCGTTCCTTTCCCCGCCTTCTCTTTCGCAACCTTCCGCATTTTCCGCCCCAGGGCCTATCCCTTTCCGAAAATTCCGGCCCGCTTCTATCCAGTGCTCCGTAAAAGCCGCCCCGTCTGTTACTGTGACGGCGTCAAAGGAATGCAAGGTCAAATCAGTCAAAGCTAGGCAGATTATTGACAGCAGGGGCAATCCGACGATCGAGGTTGATTTGATCACCGATGATCGTTATCGATCAGCCGTCCCTAGCGGCGCCTCTACCGGGATCTATGAGGCGCTGGAGCTCAGAGACGGTGACAAGAGCGTCTATGGCGGCAAAGGTGTGCTCTTCGCCGTTAAAAACATCAATGAAGTTTTGGGTCCTAAGCTTATTGGCGTTGATGTTAG AAATCAAGCGGATGTAGATGCTGTTATGCTGGAAATTGATGGGACCCCAAACAAGTCAAAACTTGGAGCTAATGCAATATTGGGAGTGTCATTGAGCGTATGCAGAGCAGGTGCCGGGGCTAAAGGGATGCCATTGTACAAGCATATCCAGGAATTATCAGGAACAAAGGAGCTTGTTATGCCGGTTCCAGCATTTAATGTAATCAATGGAGGAAGTCATGCTGGAAATAATTTGGCTATGCAAGAATTTATGATACTACCAGTTGGTGCAACCTCCTTTGCTGAGGCGCTTCGCATGGGAAGTGAAG TTTATCACACACTAAAGGGTATTATCAAAGCAAAATATGGACAAGATGCTTGTAATGTTGGAGATGAAGGGGGATTTGCTCCTAATGTTCAGGACAACAGGGAGGGATTGGTTTTGCTAATGGATGCAATTCAGAAGGCTGGTTACACTGGAAAG ATCAAAATAGGAATGGACGTTGCAGCTTCAGAGTTTTTCACCAAAGATGGAAAATATGACCTGAACTTTAAGAAACAACCAAATGATGGAGCTTATGTGCGCTCAGCTCAGAGCTTGGGTCAACTCTACAAAGAGTTTGTCAAAGACTTCCCTATCGTGTCTATTGAAGATCCATTTGACCAAGATGACTGGAGCTCATGGTCTTCACTACAGTCTTCTGTCGATATCCAACTTGTTGGAGATGATTTGTTAGTCACAAATCCAAAGAGAATAGCTGAAGCCATTCAAAAGAAGGCTTGCAATGCCTTGCTTCTTAAG GTTAACCAGATTGGCACAGTAACTGAATCCATTCAAGCAGCACTTGACTCGAAAGCTGCAGGATGGGGAGTGATGGTCAGCCACCGAAGTGGTGAAACAGAGGACAACTTTATTGCTGACCTTTCTGTTGGTTTGGCTAGCGGCCAG ATCAAGACTGGAGCTCCTTGTAGAAGTGAGAGATTGGCCAAATACAATCAG CTTCTTCGCATTGAAGAGGAACTTGGAAATGTTCGCTATGCTGGTGAAGCTTTCAGATCTCCTTAG
- the LOC18604953 gene encoding tetraspanin-8 gives MVRVSNFIVGFVNVLLLFLGLVSLSFGVYFVVHGSSHCEKVLTDPLLILGGFLVVVSLLGLIGSLCKNNFCMFIYLAVMFLLILGLIAFTVFVFLVTNPGAGKAFSDRGYKEYKTGDFSNWLQNHFVNDKNWNQIRSCLIEAKVCNSAGNDFNYNALLFFKNTLPRIQAGCCKPPTPCGFSLKNATFWDVPKSGPATKDPDCLTWSNDQQKLCFDCNSCKGGVLANLRKEWRSLAIINVILLVVLILVYSIGCCARRSNQRSNKKYMRGFA, from the exons ATGGTTCGTGTTAGCAACTTCATCGTAGGGTTCGTGAACGTCTTGTTGCTGTTTCTAGGACTCGTTTCCTTGTCCTTTGGGGTTTACTTCGTCGTCCACGGGAGCAGTCATTGCGAGAAAGTTTTAACGGATCCGTTGCTTATACTGGGTGGCTTTCTGGTCGTGGTTTCTTTGCTGGGGTTGATCGGTTCTCTTTGCAAGAACAACTTTTGCATGTTTATTTACTTGGCCGTCATGTTTTTGCTGATACTTGGTCTCATCGCTTTCACTGTTTTCGTGTTTCTGGTTACCAATCCTGGTGCTGGGAAGGCGTTTTCTGACCGAGGGTATAAGGAGTACAAAACTGGGGATTTCTCTAATTGGTTGCAGAATCATTTTGTTAATGACAAGAACTGGAATCAAATTAGGAGTTGTTTGATTGAGGCCAAGGTTTGCAACAGTGCtggaaatgattttaattataatgcCTTGCTTTTTTTCAAGAACACTCTCCCTAGAATACAG GCTGGCTGCTGCAAGCCACCAACTCCCTGTGGATTCAGTCTGAAGAATGCAACATTCTGGGATGTGCCCAAGTCCGGTCCAGCCACAAAAGACCCTGACTGCTTAACATGGAGCAACGACCAGCAGAAGCTATGCTTTGACTGCAACTCCTGCAAAGGAGGGGTTCTTGCCAACTTGAGGAAGGAGTGGAGGTCTTTGGCTATCATAAACGTCATTCTTCTGGTGGTCCTCATTTTGGTATATTCTATTGGTTGCTGTGCCAGGAGGAGCAATCAGAGATCTAACAAGAAATACATGAGAGGCTTTGCTTGA
- the LOC18604952 gene encoding tetraspanin-11: protein MVRISNAVFTFINIFPFFLGVVAVVASIHFRLHGGSVCQNALQNPLLIIGLVLFAVSLLAFIGSCCSNANSVLTVYSILMVLVILALTGFTLFAVVVTNKGVARRISGLGFSEYRLGDYSGWLRDNFVNHNNWDHTRSCLIDSHVCTTLHSGATFSDFIKQKLSSIQSGCCKPPMYCKFVYKNATFWIMQKSGPDVEDNDCRAWSNDQRKLCYNCKSCKGGVLANIRKEWRLLAILNICILILVLITFNIGCSIRKNRKADEKNYTAA, encoded by the exons ATGGTTCGCATTAGCAACGCCGTTTTCACCTTTATAAACATCTTCCCTTTCTTTCTAGGCGTCGTTGCCGTTGTTGCCTCCATCCACTTTCGCTTGCATGGCGGCAGCGTTTGCCAAAACGCCCTCCAAAACCCTTTACTGATAATAGGCCTCGTTTTATTCGCTGTATCGTTGCTAGCCTTTATTGGTTCTTGTTGCAGTAATGCCAATTCTGTCTTAACTGTTTACTCCATTTTGATGGTTCTGGTGATATTGGCTTTAACCGGTTTCACGCTTTTCGCGGTGGTGGTCACTAACAAGGGCGTGGCCAGGAGGATTTCCGGGCTAGGGTTCAGCGAGTACCGGCTCGGTGATTATTCGGGTTGGTTGCGTGACAACTTCGTGAACCACAATAACTGGGATCACACCCGGAGTTGTTTGATTGATTCCCATGTTTGTACGACTCTCCACAGCGGGGCAACCTTCTCGGATTTTATCAAGCAAAAGTTGTCCTCAATACAg TCCGGTTGCTGTAAGCCACCAATGTACTGCAAGTTTGTGTACAAGAACGCGACGTTCTGGATAATGCAGAAATCAGGGCCGGACGTGGAAGACAACGACTGCAGGGCATGGAGCAATGACCAACGGAAGCTGTGCTACAATTGCAAGTCTTGCAAGGGAGGTGTTTTGGCCAACATAAGGAAAGAGTGGAGACTTTTGGCTATTCTTAACATATGCATCCTTATATTAGTCCTCATCACCTTCAACATTGGTTGCAGCATTAGAAAAAACAGGAAAGCTGATGAGAAAAACTACACCGCTGCTTAG
- the LOC18604949 gene encoding plant cysteine oxidase 3 encodes MFSKFQKATDKAMVFLQNRALSTLYIPKQKLHMAMNTTSPKVQLLFDLCKNTFTPSGLPSASPQPIRKLCSLLDTFGPADIGLKEESPDDDRGHGFFGLNRVARWAQPITFLDIYECDSFTMCVFCFPTSSVIPLHDHPGMTVFSKVLYGSMHVKAYDWVEPVCIKESREPGYPQVRLARLAVDKVSTAPCGTSVLYPKTGGNLHCFTAVTPCAVLDVLAPPYREDIGRKCTYYIDYPYSTFGSGTEISNGKEEDYAWLAEIETPDDLYMREGVYVGPAIQV; translated from the exons atgttttcaaaattccaAAAGGCCACAGATAAGGCCATGGTATTTCTACAAAACAGAGCGCTTTCCACTCTTTATATTCCCAAGCAGAAACTACATATGGCTATGAACACAACTTCTCCTAAAGTGCAGCTTCTCTTTGATCTCTGCAAAAACACTTTTACACCATCAGGGTTGCCTTCTGCTTCTCCCCAACCCATCCGCAAACTCTGCTCTCTTCTGG ACACATTTGGGCCTGCTGATATTGGTCTTAAAGAGGAAAGTCCAGATGATGATCGAGGGCATGGATTTTTTGGACTGAATAGAGTGGCTCGATGGGCTCAACCAATAACATTTTTGGATATTTACGAATGTGATAGTTTTACG ATGTGTGTATTCTGCTTTCCTACTTCATCGGTTATTCCACTACATGACCATCCTGGGATGACTGTATTCAGCAAAGTTCTTTATGGCTCTATGCATGTGAAAGCTTATGACTGGGTTGAGCCTGTATGTATTAAGGAAAGCAGGGAGCCAGGTTATCCGCAAG TAAGGTTAGCCAGGTTGGCGGTTGATAAAGTTTCTACTGCACCATGTGGGACCTCTGTTTTGTACCCAAAAACTGGGGGGAATTTGCATTGTTTTACTGCAGTCACCCCTTGTGCTGTGCTTGATGTACTTGCTCCTCCTTATAGAGAAGATATAGGTCGCAAATGCACTTACTACATTGACTACCCATATTCCACCTTTG GAAGTGGAACTGAGATAAGCAATGGAAAGGAAGAGGACTATGCATGGCTTGCAGAGATAGAAACACCAGATGATCTATATATGCGCGAGGGAGTATATGTTGGCCCAGCTATTCAGGTTTAG
- the LOC18604948 gene encoding protein MIS12 homolog, translated as MEGSESEAIFDSLNLNPQLFINEALNTVDDLLNDGFDFYLQEASTLLKIEGTERSQDLTKGVNYIRNMIQSSLDKRLAMWEKYCLRHCFTVPEGFSLSKNDELPGSCSMVQDTLSYPDVDAELDSLRDKLTLVGAESDRLNSELKELERQSALSGHYTGLINEALQLYEDTSARDMFREMVQTATELRVKMQKLKTRQAERMEHARAERIYNSLTDYFTVNQEKGLANAKLDDLQEFLAELKKM; from the exons ATGGAAGGCAGCGAAAGCGAAGCAATTTTCGATTCTCTGAATCTAAATCCCCAACTTTTCATCAACGAAGCTTTAAACACCGTCGATGATCTCCTCAACGATGGCTTCGATTTCTATCTCCA AGAAGCTTCCACACTTTTGAAAATCGAAGGCACCGAACGCTCCCAAGATCTAACCAAG gGTGTCAACTATATTCGCAATATGATCCAATCAAGTTTGGATAAGCGGCTTGCTATGTGGGAGAAGTACTGTCTTCGCCACTGTTTCACTGTTCCTGAAGGTTTTTCTTTATCCAAGAAT GATGAGTTACCTGGTAGTTGTTCAATGGTTCAAGATACTCTCTCTTATCCAGATGTGGATGCAGAGTTGGATTCATTAAGGGATAAACTTACATTG GTTGGGGCAGAGTCTGATAGGTTGAACAGTGAACTTAAGGAATTGGAAAGACAGTCAGCTTTAAGTGGGCATTACACGGGACTAATTAATGAGGCGTTGCAGTTATATGAAGACACCTCTGCACGTGACATGTTCCGAG AAATGGTGCAAACTGCAACAGAACTCCGTGTCAAAATGCAGAAGCTAAAGACCAGACAGGCGGAAAGAATGGAACATGCACGAGCAGAGAGGATATACAATTCACTTACAGATTACTTCACTGTGAATCAAGAGAAGG GCCTCGCCAATGCGAAGTTGGATGATCTTCAAGAATTTCTAGCAGAACTGAAGAAGATGTAA